The nucleotide sequence GGACCGGCTCGGGAAGCGCTTCGATCGCCGCAAAGACTGCAGTTTCGAGGTTGGCCAATGTCTTGCCACCGGAACTGACCGATTTTCCGGACCAGGTGAGGACAACAAGGTTTTCGATGAAGCTTCATCAAGAACAGCAACTAGCGGCCATGGCCGCTGACGAACCAGATTCGAGCGGGATCTTCCTCTCGGACTTCCCCGCGCGCGCGGAGCGGAGCGCCGGTGGTCAAGAAGCCGCTCGAATAGGAACCCTGTTACTTTGCGGGGCAGACTCGAGGCTCCGTGGCCGCCCTATCAAGTACCCCTGCATCTCGTCGCACCCCTCCTGGAGTAGCAGCGACATCTGAGCATCGGTCTCGATACCCTCGGCAAGCACCGGCACGCCAAGCCCGTGGGCCAGGCCGATCACGGCTCGAACGATGGCCAGCGACCGCTCGCTCTCGCCAAGCGCCGCGACGAAGGAGCGGTCGATCTTGATGCGGTCGAGGGGAAACGCCTCCAAATAGGACAACGACGAGTATCCAGTTCCGAAATCGTCGAGCGCGATATGGATCCCGAGAGCCTTGAGCGACTGCATCGTCCTTTTGGCGCGCGCAATGTCCTCGATCAGTACGCCTTCAGTAATCTCTAGCTCAAGGCGCGAAGCCGGTAGCCCGCTCTCGCGCAGTGCTTTGCGAACGTGGGCATCCAGATTTTCTCGGCGGAACTGTGCGGCCGAGACGTTGACCGCCACCCTCAAGGGCTGGTGCCACGACGCCGCTTCCATGCAGGCCTCCATGAGAACCCAGTCATCGATCTGCGCGATCGAGCCGCTCTTCTCCGCGACCGGAATGAACTCCCCCGGGGCAATGATTCCGCGCACCGGATGGCGCCAGCGTACGAGGGCCTCATAGGCCTTGAGGATACCGTGGCGGTCCTGTTGCGGCTGGTACTCCAGATAGAGCTCGCCGCGCTCCACAGCCACCCGCAAATCGTGCTCCAGGGCGCGGCGGTCCCGCAACTGCTGGTCCATGGCGCTCGTGAACAGGCGGATCGCTCCCCTGCCTTCGTGCTTCGCGCGATAGAGCGCGGCATCGGCGTTCGCCAGCAGGAAGACGGCATTGTCAGCGTCTCTCGGATACAGGGCCACTCCGACGCAGAGATCTATCTGCAGGGCGTGGCCGTCGACTTCGATTGGATGTTCGAATTGGGCACGCATCCTGGTGGCGAGCAGTTCCGCGCTTGCCGGCAACGGCAATTCATCAGTGATGCCGATGAACTCGTCGCCGCCGACACGGGCAACGTAGGATCCTTGCGCGGCTTCCTGCAGGCGCCTTGAGGCCTCCCGCAGCACGGCGTCGCCGACGGCATGGCCGAACAGATCGTTGATCTCCTTGAAGTGATCGAGGTCGATACAGAGCACCGCAAACCCATCGTCACTGGCGCGCGCCCGCTCGATCGCGTCGATGAGGTGCTGATCCAGCGCCGCCCTGTTCGGCAATTCGGTGAGCGCGTCGTGGCAAGCGAGATAGCTGATCTTCTCTTGCGTCCGATTCCGATCGGTCACGTCGAATGCGACCGAAACGTGCGCGGCGCGGCCTTCGTAGATGAGCGGCCGAGACTCGATCACGACCTGGATCACCTCGCCGTTGGCCGTCCGGTGCAGCTCGAAATCACGACTTTCGCTCTCGGGATCTCCGCACTCAAGCTGCGGCTCGAACATGCTGAGGAGAGCTTTGCGGGAAAAGCCGTAGTGGCGGCACATCGCCCCGTTCACCGCGATCACTTGCCGCGTCTTCGCCTCCGACACCCACATCGGAAGCGGATTTTCTTCGAAAAGAAGCCGGAACGACGCCTCACGCCGCTTGAGGTCGGTGATATCGATCCGAACGCCTATGCTACCCCCATCCGCCGTCCGTCTTTCCTCGACGCGCACCCATCGATCGCCGGCGAGATGCTGCTCATGAGAGTGCCGGGGCAATGCATGTCGGGCCATGCGCTCTGCGAGCCACTCTTCCTCGCGTCCCGCAGCTTCGGGGTACTGTCCGGCGGCCAAACCGGCGCGGAGGATGCCTTCGAACGGAGCTCCCGCCGCGAGGGCGTCCCGGCTGGCAGCGTAGAATTCCGTGTACTGCCTATTCCAAAGAACCAGCCGATCGTCCTTGCCGAAAATGGCGAGGCCTTCAGGCACGACGTCGAGCGCTTCCCTCAGGTGAGTGTGGGCGGCCCGCGCGGTCGCTTCGGCCTGCTCGGCCGCGGCCTTGGCTTCCGCAAGAGCCATTTCGGTCCGGTGTCGCTCCGTGATGTCTTCGTGGGTGGCGACCCAGCCGTTGCCCTGCATCGGCCTATGCCGGATGCGCACGATGCGCCCGTTCGTCAGCTCGACGGTCGTATCCGAATTCTTGGCAATCACCGCGGCGCTGTTGCGCCAGACCAGATATTCCTGCTTGGACATCTTCGGTGCGCTGCCGACCGAATATCGGAGATCGACAATATCGTTCAACTTCATGCCTGGCCGGACGATTTCCGGATCGAGGTCGTAGACTTCCAGATACTGCCGATTGCAGACGATCAGGCACTGATCGTCGTCAAAGAAGCAAAGGCCCTGAGACATGTTGTTGAGCGCTCTGTCGAACCGCTCGGCGAGAGCTGTGGCGGTCTGCTCTGCAACCCTTGCACGATCGCCTTCTTCGGTCAGTCGGCTATGGGTC is from Bradyrhizobium xenonodulans and encodes:
- a CDS encoding EAL domain-containing protein, producing the protein MGIFARFRTAFSVGDLTDPLGRSLLVEQFRVLRQQVPVLYAVLLVDSISVGLVLPTTVSPWLRFALPAALLAICLVRLVQWIRLRRSDFTPEEAYRELVRTRLVAVVLNAGFVFWILALFGVVEPSLRAPVALLVFMGCIGTAYCLGSFPPASRLTMIIAGAPIATVLLFSGDGMMISLGINLLLLLVLLGRMISTNFRSFVQLVETHSRLTEEGDRARVAEQTATALAERFDRALNNMSQGLCFFDDDQCLIVCNRQYLEVYDLDPEIVRPGMKLNDIVDLRYSVGSAPKMSKQEYLVWRNSAAVIAKNSDTTVELTNGRIVRIRHRPMQGNGWVATHEDITERHRTEMALAEAKAAAEQAEATARAAHTHLREALDVVPEGLAIFGKDDRLVLWNRQYTEFYAASRDALAAGAPFEGILRAGLAAGQYPEAAGREEEWLAERMARHALPRHSHEQHLAGDRWVRVEERRTADGGSIGVRIDITDLKRREASFRLLFEENPLPMWVSEAKTRQVIAVNGAMCRHYGFSRKALLSMFEPQLECGDPESESRDFELHRTANGEVIQVVIESRPLIYEGRAAHVSVAFDVTDRNRTQEKISYLACHDALTELPNRAALDQHLIDAIERARASDDGFAVLCIDLDHFKEINDLFGHAVGDAVLREASRRLQEAAQGSYVARVGGDEFIGITDELPLPASAELLATRMRAQFEHPIEVDGHALQIDLCVGVALYPRDADNAVFLLANADAALYRAKHEGRGAIRLFTSAMDQQLRDRRALEHDLRVAVERGELYLEYQPQQDRHGILKAYEALVRWRHPVRGIIAPGEFIPVAEKSGSIAQIDDWVLMEACMEAASWHQPLRVAVNVSAAQFRRENLDAHVRKALRESGLPASRLELEITEGVLIEDIARAKRTMQSLKALGIHIALDDFGTGYSSLSYLEAFPLDRIKIDRSFVAALGESERSLAIVRAVIGLAHGLGVPVLAEGIETDAQMSLLLQEGCDEMQGYLIGRPRSLESAPQSNRVPIRAAS